CTGTGGAAGCCCGAGACCTGGGAGCCCGAGGCGGTCGTGCCGCGCCGCGCCGTCCTCTCGCAGCGGCTGGAGCGGCCGGACGACACCATCGAGGAGCTCGACGCGTACTACGGGCCCAGCTACGAGGAGCGCCTCTACGGCTGAGTGCCGGGGGGTGGGTGGATCCCTCTACCCTTGGGGTGTGTACCCCTTCCTCAAGGGTCACGGCACCGAGAACGACTTCGTCCTGCTGCCGGACCACGACGGCACCGTCCACGGCGAGCTCGCCGCGGAGCGGGTCCGCGCCCTGTGCGACCGGCGGGCGGGCATCGGTGGCGACGGCGTGCTGCGGGTCATCCGAACCTCCGCCGTCGGCGACGCCGGTCGCGGCCAGACGGTGCTGGACGGCGGGGCTGAGTGGTTCATGGACTACCGCAACTCCGACGGCTCGGTCTCCGAGATGTGCGGCAACGGGGTGCGCGTCTTCGGCCGCCACCTCGCCGAGCAGGGCCTCGTCGACACCTCCGTGCCTGTGCCGGTCGCGACCCGCGCCGGGGTGAAGGTGCTGACCTTCGCCGGGGGTACGACGGACGGCGAGATCACCGTCGACATGGGCTCGCCGGAGTTCCCCCGGCCCCGCAGCGAGATCACCGTGGGCGAGCGCACGTGGAACTCGCTCAACGTCGACATGGGCAACCCGCACGCAGTCGTCCAGGTCGACTCCCTCGACGACGCTGGCTCGCTCCTCGAGGAGCCCGGCTACGACGGCGGCGTCTACCCGAACGGCGTCAATGTCGAATTCGTCGTGCGCCGGGGGGACCACCATGTCGCGATGCGCGTGCACGAACGCGGCTCGGGGGAGACCCGGTCCTGCGGCACGGGCGCCTGTGCTGTCGCGGTCGCCGCGGTCTGGGCCGACGGCCACGTCGAGCCGGGCCACCTGCCGACCGAGGACGTGACCTTCCGCGTCGACGTGCCCGGCGGGACGCTCACCATCACCTGGACGGCTGACAACCGGGTCCTGATGACCGGCCCGGCAGTCGTCGTCGCCGAGGGCACGACCGACCTCTGACCGACGGATTGCCGCCCCGCTCCGCGGTAGGGAGTGGCGTGCCCGCCGACAGCTGGTCCCGGTGGGAACGGCTCGCTGAAATTGATTGATATCAATCAATTTGAGCGTGGGCGACCCATCGGGATCGGATCACACCGGCGCCAACCGCAGTGACGAGCGTGAGCCCACGACCACGTCGCGAGCGCCGGAGAATCCCGGCCGGCGCGCGTCAGGGATCCCCGACACTGACACCTCTGGTGTCACGGTCCGCCGCGCGGCGCTACAGTCCGGGCCATGGAACTCACCGGATCCTCCGCCATCGTCACCGGCGGCGCCTCGGGCATCGGCGCGGCCGCTGCCCGCGCGCTCGCCGCCAAGGGCGCCACCGTCGTCGTCGCCGACCTCCAGGCCGACAAGGGCGAGGCCCTTGCCGCCGAGATCAACGGCGTCTTCGCCCAGGTCGACGTCACCAACACCGAGCAGATCGGTGCCGCCGTCAAGGCCGCCGCCGAGATCGCCCCCCTGCGCGCCGTCGTGAACTCGGCCGGCATCGGCTGGGCGCAGCGCACCATCGGCCGCGACGGCCAGCTGGAGTCGGCCCACTCGCTGGAGGCCTTCACCAAGGTCATCGCGATCAACCTGATCGGCACCTTCGACATGGTCCGCCAGGCCGCCACCGTGATGAGCCAGAACGAGCCCGACGAGGACGGCTGCCGTGGCGCCATCGTCAACCTCGCCAGCGTGGCCGCCTTCGACGGCCAGATCGGCCAGGCGTCGTACTCCGCGTCCAAGGGTGGCGTCGTCGGCATGACCCTGCCGGTCGCCCGTGACCTGTCGGCCGCCGGCATCCGCCTCAACACGGTCGCGCCGGGCCTGATCGACACCCCGATCTACGGCGAGGGCGAGGCGGCGGACGCGTTCAAGGCCAACCTCGGCCAGAACGTGCTCTTCCCGAAGCGTCTCGGCACGGGCGCCGAGCTGGCCAGCATGGTCATCGAGTGCCTCACCAACTCGTACATGAACGGCGAGGTCATCCGCGTCGACGGCGGCATCCGGATGCCCCCGAAGTAGTCAGCAGCACTTCACCCGCGCGTCGACCGGCGAACCCTCGCTGGTCGGCGCGCGGCGCTTTTCTGTGGGTCGTGACGCTCCTCTGGGACGACCGGACCCGGCTCGGCGAGCTCCGCGTGGGCCGCCGCAGCACCATCGTCGCCGGCCTGGCCGGTGCCTCCGTCCCGGCCCTGGGGCTGGCCCGGTTCCCGGCCTTCGTCGAGCGTCGTCCGGACCTGACCACCGGCGTCCGCAGCGGCGAGGTCACGACCAGCTCGGCGGTGATCTGGTCGCGCGGCGTCGAGCCCAGCCGGATGATGGTGCGCCTGCGCAGCGGTGCCCGCCAGTGGACCGTCCGTGGCCGCTGGACCGACCCGCGCACCGACTTCACCTCGCGGCTCCACCTGCGCGACCTCGCCCCCGGTCGTGAGTACGACACCGAGGTGTGGTTCGAGACGCCGGAGGGCGAGCGCAGCGCACCCGAGCAGCTGTCCTTCCGTACGGCGCCGATCCACGCCGCCGCGCAGTCGATCGTCTGGTCCGGTGACACCAACGGACAGGGCTGGGGCATCGACAAGGGCCGGGGCGGGATGACGACGTACCGGATGATGCTGGACCTCCGGCCCGACCTCTTCGTCCACGTCGGCGACACCATCTACGCCGACGAGCCGATGCCCGAGACCAGGCTCCTCGTCGAGGACGGCACGACCTGGCGCAACGAGCTGACCGAGGACGTGCTGGCGCCGGCCGAGACCCTGGCCAACTTCCGCGGCCGCCACCGCTACCCCCTGCGCGACGAGCACGTGCGGGCCTTCTATGCCGAGGTGCCCTCGGTCGTGCAGTGGGACGACCACGAGACATCGAACAACTGGTATCCCGGCGAGACCATCGACGACATGGGCTACTCCGAGCGCCGGGCCGACGTGCTGGCCGTGCGCGGCCGGCGGGCCTGGCAGGAGTACCAGCCGGTGCCGGTGCAGCGGCTGGTCGCACCCGACGGCAACGGCTTCGCGCCGAACCGGATCTATCGGAGGGTGTCGCGCGGCCAGCACCTCGACCTGTTCCTGATGGACATGCGCAGCTGGCGTGGCCCCAACCCCGACGCCGACCCGGCGCAGGCCGCCGAGCGGGGCGAGGCGGGCCTGCTCGGCCCCACCCAGGAGGCCTGGCTGATCGACGGCCTGCGACGCTCGCGGGCGACCTGGAAGGTGATCTCGATCGACCAGCCGCTGTCCGCGCCGGTCCGCGACACCGGCGACCTCGACGGCGTCGCCAACGGCGACGACGGACCGCCCCTGGGGCGCGAGCCCGAGATCGCGCGGATCCTGTCGGCGATCAAGAGGCACCGGATCCGCAACGTCGTGTGGATCACCGCCGACGTGCACTACACCGCCGCCAACCACTACGACCCCGGGCGGGCCACCTTCACCGACTTCGACCCGTTCTGGGAGTTCATCTCCGGGCCGCTGCACTGCTCGCCGTTCACGGCCCGGCCCACCGAGCTGGACCAGACCTTCGGCCCGCTCGTGCACTTCACCCACGGCAAGGACGAGCCGCTGCCGGTGAAGATCGCGCCGCGCCCGGACAACCAGCACGTCGGCCACCTCGCGATCGCCGCCACCGGCGAGCTCACCGTCAGCCTGTACGACGGCGGCGGCACCGTGCTGTGGTTCAGGACCCTCGAGCCGGACCCGCTGGAGGCCTGAGCCGGTCGTGGCGGACCGGCCTCAGCCCTGGCACCACATGGCGCCGTACGGGCCGACGATCGTGCGGCGCTCCACCACCCGGCCGCCGACGCTGACCACGCACGTGACCTCGACGCCCGGCCACAGGGCGTGCACGAAGGCGGCGCCGTAGTCGGGGCGGCCCCAGACCGTCGTGTTGTGGACCCACGAGTTGCCGACGCCGTTGTCCTCGCCGTACTGCTGGTCGTCGCTCGTGGGGATGATGTACTGCACGCGGTACATCGGCTTCGCCGACGTGATCTTGATCTGGTACGCCGTGCGCGGCAGCGACTTGCCACGCCGGAGCCGCCCAGGCCGGGCGGCATCGGCAGGCCCGACGGCAGGTCGACGGCCTCCGGCGTCTCCTCGGCCTCGGCCTTCTTCCTGCGCTGGCGCGGCGTCGGGGTCGCCGACGGCTCGGGGGTCGCCGAGGGCGCCGCCGCGGGGTCGTCGGCGGACTCGTCAGGTGGGTCGGGTCGGTTGAGGAAGGCGAGGGCGCCTACCGCGACCGCCACGATCGTCACGATCCACAGCCACTTGCTCTCGCCCCCCGGTCGTCGAGCACGCATGCACGGTCAACGACCGGGAGCCGCCGGGGCTATCTCGGGTTCACTCGCCGACGGCGTCGCGCTCCTCACGCGTGTAGCCCTCCATCATCGGAGCCGGTGCGCTCGCGGGCGCGGCCATCCGGTCGTTGCGGAGCTTGCCGAGCTTCTGCGAGGTCATGGCCAGCACGTCGCGGCTCTTGCCGCGGCCGTAGGTGACCGAGGCCTCGGGTCGCACGCCGAGGCGGGTGCCGACCTCGATCGCGTCCTGGTCGGCGCCCATGTAGAGGAACTGCCACGCGTAGTCGTTGGTCTGCTGCTCGACCAGCGCCCTGATCGCGGGATGCGTCCACTCCTGGCTGGCGTTCTCGTGGCCGTCGGTCATGATCGCGACGATGACCGTGCCCGGGCGCTCGTCCTCGGGCAGGGCGGCGAGCTCGGCGCCCGCGGTGGTGACCAGGCGGCCCATCGCGTCGAGGAGCGCCGTCGAGCCGCGGGGCTGCAGGTCCAGCGGCGGCACGTCCGCCACCGGGACGCCGGCGAACACCACGTCGTACTCGTTGTCGAACTGCGCGAGCGTCACCCGGCACTCGCCGGGCTGCGCCTGCTGCTCGGCCACGAACGCGGCGAAGCCGCCCTCGGTGTCGGTCTTGATGGACTGCATCGACCCGCTGCGGTCGAGCAGGAAGTAGAGGTGCGTGAGGTCGGCTCGGGCCATGGCTGTTCTCCTAACTGGGCCGCCGCGGCTTGAACCGCATCGGCGCCGGTGGTGCGGCGGGTTGCCGCGGTTGACCTGTCTCCAGGTCGTACTTCGCGCGCTCGACACCGGCGGCCGTCACCCGCCCTCGGTCGTCGGCGTAGGCGCCGAGGCTGCGGGTGCGGGCCAGCCGGGGGCCGACCGCGTTCTCGGTGAGGCCGGCCTGCGCCCCCGCCCCACGCAGGGACGCCTGGCCGGTCAGCACCGCGGTCGCCATCGCCTCGTCGATGAGCTCGGTGAGGCGATCGGCGGCTTCGCGAAGGTAGGGGAGGGCTCCGACGGAATCCTTGGCCTCCGCCTCGTCGAGGGCCTGGCGCACGGCCGCCAGGCCGTGCGGCACGGTGGGCCGGTCG
Above is a genomic segment from Nocardioides aromaticivorans containing:
- a CDS encoding SDR family NAD(P)-dependent oxidoreductase — encoded protein: MELTGSSAIVTGGASGIGAAAARALAAKGATVVVADLQADKGEALAAEINGVFAQVDVTNTEQIGAAVKAAAEIAPLRAVVNSAGIGWAQRTIGRDGQLESAHSLEAFTKVIAINLIGTFDMVRQAATVMSQNEPDEDGCRGAIVNLASVAAFDGQIGQASYSASKGGVVGMTLPVARDLSAAGIRLNTVAPGLIDTPIYGEGEAADAFKANLGQNVLFPKRLGTGAELASMVIECLTNSYMNGEVIRVDGGIRMPPK
- the dapF gene encoding diaminopimelate epimerase gives rise to the protein MYPFLKGHGTENDFVLLPDHDGTVHGELAAERVRALCDRRAGIGGDGVLRVIRTSAVGDAGRGQTVLDGGAEWFMDYRNSDGSVSEMCGNGVRVFGRHLAEQGLVDTSVPVPVATRAGVKVLTFAGGTTDGEITVDMGSPEFPRPRSEITVGERTWNSLNVDMGNPHAVVQVDSLDDAGSLLEEPGYDGGVYPNGVNVEFVVRRGDHHVAMRVHERGSGETRSCGTGACAVAVAAVWADGHVEPGHLPTEDVTFRVDVPGGTLTITWTADNRVLMTGPAVVVAEGTTDL
- a CDS encoding alkaline phosphatase D family protein; amino-acid sequence: MTLLWDDRTRLGELRVGRRSTIVAGLAGASVPALGLARFPAFVERRPDLTTGVRSGEVTTSSAVIWSRGVEPSRMMVRLRSGARQWTVRGRWTDPRTDFTSRLHLRDLAPGREYDTEVWFETPEGERSAPEQLSFRTAPIHAAAQSIVWSGDTNGQGWGIDKGRGGMTTYRMMLDLRPDLFVHVGDTIYADEPMPETRLLVEDGTTWRNELTEDVLAPAETLANFRGRHRYPLRDEHVRAFYAEVPSVVQWDDHETSNNWYPGETIDDMGYSERRADVLAVRGRRAWQEYQPVPVQRLVAPDGNGFAPNRIYRRVSRGQHLDLFLMDMRSWRGPNPDADPAQAAERGEAGLLGPTQEAWLIDGLRRSRATWKVISIDQPLSAPVRDTGDLDGVANGDDGPPLGREPEIARILSAIKRHRIRNVVWITADVHYTAANHYDPGRATFTDFDPFWEFISGPLHCSPFTARPTELDQTFGPLVHFTHGKDEPLPVKIAPRPDNQHVGHLAIAATGELTVSLYDGGGTVLWFRTLEPDPLEA
- a CDS encoding vWA domain-containing protein, with product MARADLTHLYFLLDRSGSMQSIKTDTEGGFAAFVAEQQAQPGECRVTLAQFDNEYDVVFAGVPVADVPPLDLQPRGSTALLDAMGRLVTTAGAELAALPEDERPGTVIVAIMTDGHENASQEWTHPAIRALVEQQTNDYAWQFLYMGADQDAIEVGTRLGVRPEASVTYGRGKSRDVLAMTSQKLGKLRNDRMAAPASAPAPMMEGYTREERDAVGE